The Acetivibrio cellulolyticus CD2 genome has a segment encoding these proteins:
- a CDS encoding ISNCY family transposase: MVKLYKQISFADTFEECKDVFQNNKPKFLKLLSQHLDLSSLIPQDFYWSYHKTLGRDRKYSLSSMLSALVLQKILGIPTVSLLIIFLNLCHEAREFCGLPDVPHNSQFTRFKQDFVIYLENFFNHLVDITEPICQEINTTLASTIAYDTSGIETFVTENNPKFINSIIKKLKAFYKDKPDVDVYKMAYSLMPSSASANKEIKQLYINGYFCYVYKFGIITNGLGIPRHIAFLDSDFKKKHPEMHIEKKSDSPDEDKSISDSKSLKPVFADFFTLHPDFKPSTFLGDSIFDTCDTYTLLLDELKFQRALIPLNSRNSNPNLPPIKYNDDGWPLCSKDSSVPMKPNGWSREEGRIERFKWRCPQAKLIKGKWVTSCDNPCNGKPCGRVTFTSPAMDKRMYPGVIRGSDEWISDYKIRTVVEKNIQYLKEPMACGNLKTRDNLTIKADLYLAGITQLITVILADKIHEHKYIRSLKPLIA, from the coding sequence ATGGTAAAACTTTATAAACAAATTTCTTTTGCTGACACATTCGAAGAATGTAAAGATGTTTTTCAAAATAATAAGCCAAAATTTCTTAAGCTACTCTCACAACATCTTGATTTATCTTCGCTTATACCACAGGATTTTTATTGGTCTTACCACAAAACTCTAGGGAGAGACCGTAAATATTCACTCTCTTCAATGCTTTCAGCATTAGTTCTGCAGAAAATTCTTGGCATTCCTACAGTTTCGCTACTCATTATTTTTCTTAATTTATGCCATGAAGCCCGTGAATTCTGTGGCCTTCCAGACGTCCCTCATAACTCTCAGTTTACACGGTTCAAACAAGATTTCGTTATTTACCTGGAAAACTTCTTTAACCACCTTGTAGATATTACAGAACCTATTTGCCAGGAAATTAACACTACTCTTGCATCCACTATCGCTTATGATACTTCAGGTATTGAAACCTTTGTAACTGAGAATAACCCAAAGTTCATAAATTCTATCATAAAAAAACTCAAGGCTTTCTACAAGGACAAGCCTGATGTCGATGTATATAAAATGGCTTATAGCCTTATGCCTTCTTCAGCCTCTGCAAACAAAGAAATCAAGCAACTCTACATAAACGGCTACTTCTGCTATGTCTACAAGTTTGGCATTATCACCAACGGCCTCGGCATTCCAAGACATATTGCCTTTTTGGATAGTGACTTCAAAAAGAAACATCCTGAAATGCACATTGAGAAAAAATCGGATTCTCCAGACGAAGATAAATCTATTAGTGATTCCAAATCCCTTAAACCAGTATTTGCAGACTTCTTTACTCTTCACCCGGATTTTAAACCAAGCACTTTCCTTGGTGATTCTATTTTTGATACGTGCGATACCTACACATTGCTCTTAGATGAACTCAAGTTTCAAAGGGCTCTAATACCTTTGAATTCCAGAAATTCAAACCCTAATCTTCCGCCTATTAAATACAATGATGATGGTTGGCCACTTTGCTCTAAAGATTCTTCTGTACCAATGAAACCAAATGGCTGGAGCCGAGAAGAAGGAAGAATCGAAAGATTCAAATGGCGGTGCCCACAGGCAAAACTAATTAAAGGTAAATGGGTTACTTCTTGTGATAACCCCTGTAATGGCAAGCCTTGCGGTCGTGTAACCTTCACATCTCCTGCCATGGATAAACGCATGTATCCAGGTGTGATTAGAGGCTCTGACGAATGGATTTCTGACTACAAAATTAGGACTGTAGTAGAAAAAAACATTCAATACCTTAAGGAGCCTATGGCCTGTGGTAATCTTAAAACAAGAGACAACCTAACTATTAAAGCAGATTTATATCTCGCAGGTATCACACAACTAATTACTGTAATACTTGCAGATAAAATTCATGAGCACAAGTATATACGTAGTTTAAAACCTTTAATCGCTTGA
- a CDS encoding alpha/beta fold hydrolase domain-containing protein — translation MKKIITFCLGLTFLILCACSSEYNKEASVTPIASDTLVADNTAESQENISEKEYKIDLGTILEGEIGGAKYKVHVPEKWNGKLLIYAHGLRQAYEPLEVTLETDSSDHIKMIKDGWIVAATSFRRNGFILGDAFEDIDNLREFIERKYGKSNIAIVQGYSMGGLIATRMAECGYDYSGFLAIGAVYDISVKYTPQKPILFLSNQDEVGFPLEYCGNVQGNYVKPAVWKVSRDGHCNVNGKEVSACIDALLNWIENKEIVYEKDITMENDLAQ, via the coding sequence GTGAAAAAAATAATTACTTTTTGTTTAGGGTTAACATTTTTAATTTTATGTGCTTGTTCAAGTGAATATAATAAAGAAGCATCTGTCACACCTATTGCATCAGATACTTTAGTTGCAGATAATACAGCAGAATCCCAGGAGAATATAAGTGAAAAAGAATACAAGATTGATTTAGGAACAATTTTGGAAGGAGAAATCGGTGGCGCTAAATATAAAGTTCATGTACCTGAAAAATGGAATGGAAAATTGTTGATATATGCCCATGGACTAAGACAAGCTTATGAACCTTTAGAAGTAACACTTGAAACCGATTCATCCGATCATATCAAGATGATTAAAGATGGCTGGATAGTTGCTGCAACTAGTTTTAGAAGAAATGGTTTTATATTAGGAGATGCTTTTGAAGATATTGATAATCTAAGGGAATTTATTGAAAGAAAATATGGAAAATCGAATATTGCAATTGTACAGGGCTATTCAATGGGGGGGTTAATAGCAACAAGGATGGCAGAATGTGGTTATGATTACAGCGGATTTTTGGCAATTGGAGCTGTATATGATATTTCGGTAAAATATACTCCCCAAAAGCCGATACTTTTCTTGTCAAATCAGGATGAGGTAGGGTTTCCGTTGGAGTATTGCGGAAATGTGCAAGGGAATTATGTAAAACCTGCAGTATGGAAAGTCTCAAGAGATGGACATTGTAACGTAAATGGAAAAGAAGTATCAGCATGTATAGATGCACTTTTGAATTGGATTGAAAATAAGGAGATTGTTTATGAGAAAGACATAACTATGGAGAATGACCTGGCACAATAG
- a CDS encoding carbohydrate-binding protein, whose translation MNKLKKLILFVTILTLAVVQPLCSTMISEAASDVTVNLSAQKQSIRGFGGINHPVWAGDLTEAQRETAFGNEPGQLGFSVLRIHVDENKNNWSKELATAKKAVEKGAIVFASPWNPPSDMVETFTRNGVANQKRLRYDKYAAYAQHLNDFVKYMKDNGVDLYAISVQNEPDYASDWTWWTPQEMLNFMKNNAGSITGCKVIAPESFQYLKNMSDPILNDATALDNMDILGAHFYGTSISNMSYPLFQQKGAGKELWMTEVYVPNSDSNSADRWPEAIEVAYNMHNALVEGNFQAYVWWYIRRQYGPMKEDGNVSKRGYMMAQYSKYVRPGYYRVDATKNPNTNVYVSAYTGDNKVVIVAINKGTSAVSQKFNIQGGSPSTISAYTTTGSQNLAAGSVNVSASSFTAQLPAESVTTFVGSLEGPIVTQTPTSSQTPTPVAQRSAFDKLEAESYNEQSGIQNGSVDEGGECVGYIENGDYTVYKNMNFGSGATSFEARVSSNGNGGNIEIRLDSISGTLIGTCPVPVTGGWQNYTTKSCSVSGVSGTHDLYLKYTGSSSYLFNLNWFKFGTDTATPTPTLGKKGDVNQDGNANSIDLGLLRLHLLGITLLTGTNLSNADVNSDGQVNSIDFALMRQYVLGMIADFPS comes from the coding sequence ATGAATAAGTTAAAAAAATTGATACTGTTTGTTACTATTTTGACACTTGCTGTTGTACAGCCTCTTTGCAGTACAATGATATCAGAGGCGGCAAGTGATGTAACAGTAAATTTATCAGCACAAAAACAATCGATTAGAGGTTTTGGTGGGATAAATCATCCGGTTTGGGCTGGAGATTTGACAGAAGCCCAAAGAGAAACAGCTTTTGGCAATGAACCAGGGCAGTTAGGTTTTTCAGTTTTAAGAATTCATGTAGATGAAAACAAAAATAATTGGTCAAAAGAATTAGCAACTGCAAAAAAAGCGGTTGAAAAAGGAGCAATAGTTTTTGCTTCGCCATGGAACCCTCCAAGTGATATGGTTGAGACCTTCACTCGTAATGGTGTAGCAAATCAAAAACGGCTTAGATACGATAAGTATGCTGCTTATGCACAGCATCTTAACGACTTCGTTAAATACATGAAGGACAATGGCGTGGATCTTTATGCTATTTCTGTACAAAATGAACCTGATTACGCAAGCGATTGGACATGGTGGACTCCACAAGAAATGCTTAACTTTATGAAAAATAATGCCGGCTCAATTACAGGCTGTAAAGTAATAGCACCTGAGTCGTTTCAATATTTAAAAAATATGTCGGATCCTATTTTGAACGATGCTACGGCTCTTGACAATATGGATATTCTTGGTGCTCACTTTTATGGTACAAGCATAAGTAATATGAGCTATCCCCTTTTCCAACAAAAAGGAGCTGGAAAAGAACTCTGGATGACGGAGGTATATGTACCAAACAGTGACAGTAACTCTGCAGACCGTTGGCCTGAGGCTATAGAGGTTGCATATAATATGCATAATGCTTTGGTAGAGGGGAATTTTCAGGCATATGTGTGGTGGTACATACGCAGGCAATATGGTCCGATGAAAGAGGACGGTAATGTAAGTAAGCGTGGCTATATGATGGCTCAATACTCCAAATATGTCCGTCCTGGATATTATAGAGTTGATGCTACAAAGAATCCAAATACAAACGTGTATGTATCTGCCTATACAGGTGATAACAAAGTTGTTATAGTTGCAATCAATAAAGGTACTTCTGCGGTAAGTCAGAAATTTAATATACAGGGCGGCTCACCGTCAACTATAAGTGCATACACAACTACTGGCAGCCAAAATTTAGCGGCCGGATCCGTTAATGTATCAGCAAGTTCCTTTACAGCTCAGCTGCCTGCAGAAAGTGTTACAACCTTTGTAGGTAGTTTAGAAGGACCAATTGTTACTCAAACCCCAACATCAAGCCAAACCCCAACACCTGTAGCTCAAAGAAGTGCATTTGATAAATTGGAAGCAGAAAGTTATAACGAACAGTCAGGAATCCAAAACGGATCTGTTGATGAAGGTGGAGAGTGTGTCGGTTATATTGAGAATGGGGATTATACTGTTTACAAAAATATGAATTTTGGTAGCGGTGCCACAAGTTTTGAGGCAAGAGTTTCCAGCAATGGCAATGGAGGTAATATTGAGATCAGGCTTGATAGTATTAGCGGCACTTTGATAGGGACTTGTCCGGTTCCAGTAACTGGCGGTTGGCAGAACTATACTACCAAATCGTGCAGTGTAAGCGGAGTGAGTGGAACTCATGATCTTTATTTAAAATATACAGGTAGTAGCAGTTATTTGTTTAACCTGAACTGGTTTAAGTTTGGAACTGATACTGCGACTCCAACCCCAACCCTTGGTAAAAAAGGAGATGTGAATCAGGACGGAAATGCCAATTCGATAGACTTAGGATTATTACGACTGCATTTACTTGGCATAACTCTGCTTACAGGAACGAATCTTTCCAATGCCGATGTTAATTCTGACGGTCAGGTAAACTCTATCGACTTTGCATTGATGAGGCAATATGTATTGGGTATGATAGCTGATTTTCCAAGTTAA
- a CDS encoding aromatic ring-hydroxylating oxygenase subunit alpha: MIYNQWYAVLPSREVKKGKILAVKRLGLNLAFFRTEAGQLGCVVDQCTHRGAALSIGKLKSDCICCPFHALEFDSSGKCRFIPANGISSTEDLSRYNVKSYKVMEANDIIYVWYGDNEKSTDELPFFYDQIDPSYSYGEISDLWNSHYSRCIENQLDVVHVPVVHYNTIGRGNKSLINGPKTLFENNTLITSANNEKDVGQKPKPASECVIKSTYLSFKYPNVWLNHITDKIKVLIFFAPVDDENTVLYIRFYCKLSKLRLINNLICFFGRYADKIVERQDKRVVITQQPKASEFKSIEKLLKGDGPIIMYRKIRDELKNGKNV, translated from the coding sequence ATGATCTATAATCAATGGTATGCAGTACTACCGTCACGTGAAGTAAAAAAGGGCAAAATTCTAGCCGTCAAAAGACTAGGGCTCAACCTTGCTTTTTTTAGGACGGAAGCTGGGCAGTTAGGTTGTGTTGTTGACCAGTGCACCCATAGAGGTGCCGCATTGAGTATAGGGAAGCTAAAATCTGACTGCATTTGCTGTCCTTTTCATGCACTTGAATTTGATAGCAGCGGAAAATGTAGATTTATACCTGCCAATGGAATATCGTCAACTGAAGACCTATCCAGATATAATGTTAAGTCTTACAAAGTAATGGAAGCAAATGATATTATATACGTTTGGTATGGAGACAATGAAAAATCAACTGATGAACTTCCTTTCTTTTATGATCAGATTGATCCCTCCTATTCCTATGGTGAAATTTCAGATTTGTGGAATTCCCATTATTCGCGCTGTATAGAAAATCAGCTTGATGTAGTTCATGTGCCAGTTGTACATTATAACACAATAGGCAGGGGAAATAAGAGCCTTATAAATGGTCCAAAAACATTGTTTGAAAATAACACACTGATAACAAGTGCCAATAACGAGAAGGATGTAGGCCAAAAACCCAAGCCTGCCTCTGAATGTGTAATTAAAAGTACTTACCTTTCATTTAAATACCCAAATGTATGGCTAAACCATATTACTGATAAAATCAAAGTATTAATATTTTTTGCTCCTGTAGATGACGAAAACACTGTACTATATATTAGATTTTACTGCAAATTATCGAAATTAAGACTTATTAATAATCTGATCTGCTTTTTTGGAAGATATGCTGACAAGATAGTAGAAAGACAGGACAAAAGAGTTGTAATTACCCAACAGCCAAAAGCTTCCGAATTCAAATCCATTGAAAAGCTTCTAAAAGGAGACGGTCCAATTATTATGTACAGGAAAATCAGGGATGAACTAAAAAATGGTAAGAACGTTTAA